In Gemmatimonadota bacterium, the sequence CACACATGACGTATTACAGAAAACGATATGGACTGTCAAGGTTATTTTTTATTTTTCCTACCATCCGTCCGGACAGGCTTGGATCGCTGTTTTAATTTCCAACACAGCACAGGGATTTTTTCGCATTGACACGCGGGGTTCTGTCGTCTATTATGCGAGGGGTTTTTTCAGGAGGAGATTTGCGATGCAGAGTAAGATATTGGGCAGAACGGGGTTGGAGGTTCCAATCGTCAGTTTTGGCACGGCATTTCTCGCTCGTGTGATGGGGGCAGATGGTCATTTTTTGCCTGGAGTCGATGAAGATGTGGGTGTAGTGAATGTGGTGGCTGCTATTGAGGCCGGGTGTACGCTGGTCGATACGGCGCCACTTTACGGGAATACCGTGAGCGAGAAGATTATTGGTCGCGCGTTGCGCGAACGCCCTGATCTGGCTGGCAAGTGTACGGTGACGACAAAAGTGGGGAGATCGGGAAATGAATACGATTTCTCTTTCGACGGGGTGATGCAGCAGGTGGAAGACAGCCAGGAGCGGTTGGGGCTGGATGCGTTTGACGTGTTGTACATTCACGATCCGATGGATTTTCCCATGCAGCAGGTGATGGCAAAAGATGGCGCGCTTGGGGCGTTGCGAAAATTGCAGGATGAGGGTGTGGTGCGTTTTATCGGTATTGCTGCGAATGATCCCGATTCAAATGGTCCCTATATTGATACGGGCGAGTTTGATGCTTCGGTGGTTCCCGATGCGTGGAGTTTGTTGAATCGCACGGCGGATACATTCATTTTTCCCGGTGCTGAAAAACACAATGTGGGGATTGCGCTTGCTACGCCTCTGGAGCGCGGTTTGCTGGCGACGGGACCCTTGCCCGGACATTCTTATGTGAATCGCAATTTTAGTCAGGCGGTTTTGGACCGCGTTGGGAGGATAAAAGCGCTTTGCGACGATTATGGCATTCCACTGGTGGCTGCATCGCTGCAGTGGTGTACGCGACATCCGTTGATT encodes:
- a CDS encoding aldo/keto reductase, with product MQSKILGRTGLEVPIVSFGTAFLARVMGADGHFLPGVDEDVGVVNVVAAIEAGCTLVDTAPLYGNTVSEKIIGRALRERPDLAGKCTVTTKVGRSGNEYDFSFDGVMQQVEDSQERLGLDAFDVLYIHDPMDFPMQQVMAKDGALGALRKLQDEGVVRFIGIAANDPDSNGPYIDTGEFDASVVPDAWSLLNRTADTFIFPGAEKHNVGIALATPLERGLLATGPLPGHSYVNRNFSQAVLDRVGRIKALCDDYGIPLVAASLQWCTRHPLIATAICGGRNKAETIQNAEAGSIEIPEAFWDDLEPLIQDWDQEHVVKVGKT